The nucleotide window ACGAAAACGAATTTGGAAAAGTAGTCGTCGATTGTGCATTTCAAGTCCACAAGGCACTCGGACCAGGTCTGCTGGAGTCGGTCTACGAAGTGGCATTGCTTCACGACATACGCAAACGCGGACTGAATGCCGAGAGGCAGGTTCCGATTCCAGTTCAATACGACGGAGTTCAGTTTGAGGAAGGATTCCGAGCTGACATCATCGTCGAAGGACTCGTCATTCTCGAACTGAAGTCTGTTGAATCCGTTCACAAAGTCCACAAGAAGCAACTGCTCACTTACCTTCGTCTCGCCGATAAACGCCTCGGGTATCTCATCAACTTTGGTGAGGAGCTAATCAAAGACGGTATTTCACGAGTTGCAAATGGCGTGGATGACTGGGGCACGCGAAGACGCGAAGCCGCTAAGGATGGAAGGTCATGAGTAAGAAACTTCGCGTCTTAGCGCCTTCGCGTGAGCCCTTCCCGAAAACCGCCTCCGCATTCAAACCGAAACGTATTGATCTCACGCGAAGGCGCGAAGCCGCGAAGGAGGAGAGATCATGACTAAGAATCTTCGCGACTTAGCGCCTTCGCGTGAGAACTTCACTCATCGCACCGAACAAAAGCGGATCGTGTCGAAGGTGTCGGTCCTTTTGTCGCAGCTCGACGAGTTGTCCGCGCGATTGCGCTGCCGCCAGTCCACCACCGACGCCCTCCTCACCGCCCTCATCCATCAAATCTTGGAGGGCACCAAGTGACAACAAAGCGAAACAACCAAATCACAGGCAACGTCGGCATGTACTACGCCTGTTACCAACGTCAACAAACGCCAAGGGAGCCGAAGCTGATGCGAAACCTGCGGGCAACCCGGGAAGCCGAACTGCTGGCCCACTATCCGGCGAAAGATGTTTGCAGCTGGCTGGGCAGCAGCCCAAATGTGGCGAACAAGCACGACGCCATGACGATGCAGGCGTCGTTTGACCGTGCCGTGGCAGCAGACGCTGGCATCACAGGGGTGACTTGTGGGGTGCCTAGAAAAGTACCTCTGAAAGTACCCCAGACCATGCCAGAAAAGCCGGCCCAAAATCGAGACACGAAAAAAGCCGATCAAGAAAACCCCGCAAAAAACTGGGGATGTCTTCAATCGGCTTTGGCTGGCTTATCGATCAGCTACCCCGCTAGGACTCGAACCTAGAATGACTGAACCAAAATCAGTAGTGTTGCCGATTACACCACGGGGTAGGACGGAGCAGAGTGTAGCAGTCGATGTGGATTTGCTAAAGAGCACCTGCGGCATTGCGACCCAGATTTTTGCCCCCAACGGCCGTCGCTTTGCGTCCAAAATTTTGGGTCATCGATTGGCGTGAACGGCGAAGGCCAGTCGTTGCAGTTCGCGGGCCAGGTCGACGTTGATCACCGCCACCGACGACGGCAATTTGATCGTCATCGGCGTGAAATTCAAGATGCCGGTGACTCCGACACCCACCAATTTCGACGCGACCTCCGGGGCGGCATCGACGGGGACCGCCAGGATTCCCAGATCGGGCTGGATCGACGCGCACACGCCTTCGAGCATGTTGAAGTCGGCGACCCGGATCCCGCCCAGCTTGCGGCCGATTTTCGCCGGATCGATGTCGAAGGCGACCGCCAGGTGAAACCCCAATTGGTCGAAGCCGCGGTATCGCAGCAGGGCGTCGCCCAGCGATCCGACGCCCACCAGGATGACCTTCCACCGGACGCCGCTGCCCAGCAACATGCCGATGCGATCGGCCAAATCGGCAACGTCGTAACCCACCCCGCGGCGGCCCACGCTGCCCAGTGAACTGAGGTCACGTCGAACGACCGCGGGCGAAACGTCGACCAGTTTGCCCATTTCGCGGCTGTTGATCGACGTCGTTCCACCGGCCAGGACGCGGTGCAATTCGCGGTGGTACAGGGACAGGCGTCCGACGGCGGCGCGTGGCAGATCGGCGGCGATCTGCCGGAGGACTTCGGGTGACGGATCGTCGTCGCATGAATCGTTGGCCGCATCATTCATGCCGCCATTGTGTCACGAATGGGGCGAATCCGCACGAGTCAAGTCGGCAAAACCGCCGCCCTTTTGGGGGACACCAATGTCCAAATATCGTGGGCAGGTGGGATAAATCCCCTCGGGAAACCCCTTGGCTTATCCGCTGACCCGCACAACCGGTACAACCCGAAGCTTTGTCAGCAAAGGCCGACCCAAACGTCCCAAATTGCCTCGGTGGTGCGGTTTGCGTGGGCAACGTTTTCAACGTGGTCGATGTAGTCACTGCATCGGAACCAGTTTCGTTAGGGCATGGATTTTCCCTCAGCCCGATAGTTCTCCCAGGCCGCACTTCGTACCAGCGGACTACAGCACGGGGGAGCCGGCGAGGCGACTCGAGAGTATCGAGCGCCGGGGCCGCGAAATTCCGATTCAGACGCCGCGATCCGAGCAAGTTGCTCGGCGGCGTTCACGCTACGTCCTAGCGACACTCGCGTTGTTTCCTGTGGAGAAGTTAAAGATGAAAAGGCTGTGGTTGTTGCCTGCCTTGACGATGATCAGCATCGTCTCGGGCGCAAATTCCGCGAGCGCCGCTTATTGTGGCGCAATCAGCTATGAAGGCTGTAGCGGATGTGGTGGTTCGGTTGTCGAAGGTGGTGCGGTTGCCGATGGCGCCGTGGTTGCTGACGGCGGCGCGGCTGCCGGTGGTTCGTACACCGTGATGCGATCGGTTCAAGAAACCGTTTACGAGCAAGTCCAAGAGACTCGCTATCGCACGCGGACCGAAACGTACTACGAAGACAAGGAAGTTCAAGCGACTCGGATGGTCCAAGAACAACGGACCAAAGACGTCAATTACACCGTGATGGTGCCGACGTACGAAACCAAAACTCGTACGATCAACTACACGGTCAACAAGCCGGTGTACGAACAACACCAGCGCGTCATCAACTACACGGTCAAAAAGCCCGTGTACGAGACCAAGACTCGCACGATCAATTACACCGTGATGAAGCCCGTTTACGAGCAACATCAAAAGGTGATCAACTACACGGTCAAAAAGCCCGTGTACGAAACCAAGACTCGTACGATCAACTACACGGTCATGAAGCCCGTGCACGAGACTCGCACGAAGACCATCAACTACACCGTGATGGTCCCGACGTACGAAACCAAGACTCGTACGATCAACTACACGGTTTACAACACCGTGAAGGAAAACAAGGTTCGCACCGAGACGTACAGCGTCATGGTTCCGCAAACCTACACCAAGACGATCACCGTGAACACGGGATCGTGGGAAACCCAAACCGAAACCATCCCGGGTCCGGTCCAACGCCGCGTCGTTCGCGAACCCGGCACTTGGTCGTACGATCCTTGCAGCTGCAAGTGCGTCTACACCCCCGGTGAATGCCGCGTCGAGTGCGTGCAATGCCCGCCGAAGACGATCTGCAAGAAGGTCTGGGTCCCGAGCTGCGAGCAGCGTGAAGTGACCTGCACGAAGTACGTCAAGGAATGCCGCACCCGCGAAATTCCTTACACCGTGTGCCGCAAGGTTCCGGAATGCCGTACCAAGGTTTGCGAATACAAAGTTTGCAAGATGGTTCCCGAATGCCGCACCAAGACCTGCAACTACACCGTTTGCAAGATGGTCCCCGAGTGCCGCACGAAGACCTGCAACTACACCGTTTGCAGCTACGTTTGCGAGCAACGTCAAAAGGTTTGCAACTACACGACCTGCAAGATGGTCCCCGAGTGCCGAACCAAGACCTGCACCTACAAAGTTTGCAACTACGTTTGCGAACAACGTCAAAAGGTTTGCAACTACACGACCTGCAAGATGGTCCCCGAGTGCCGCACCAAGACCTGCACCTACAAGGTTTGCAAGATGGTCCCCGAGTGCCGCACCAAGCAAGTTTGCTACACCGTTTGCCGTCCTGAGTGCTACACGAAGATCGTCAAGGTCGCCAAGTGCCGTAAGGTTTGCGAACCTTACACCGTCACCAAGTGCGTGCCGCGAGTCGTGTGCAAGCAAGTCCCGGTCACCGTTTGCTGCCCCGCTCCGACCTGCTGCGGTTCGTCCGTCAGCAGCGCCAGCGACATGGGTGCATGCGGATGTGGCGACAGCAGCTGCGGTGGCGGCTGTGGCGCCGCTGCCGACTGCGGCTGCGACGCCGGTTGCGGTTGTGCCGCTCCGGCTCCCGCTTGCTGCCCGGCCAAGAAGAGCTGCATCGAAGGCCTGCTGAACAAGCTGTTCGGTGGCCGTAGCTGCAACAGCTGCTGCGACGTCGCTCCGGCTTGCGGATGCTAATCCGGAAGTTGGAAGTTTCGCCTTCGCGGCGAAGCAACCAAAATTAGGACGTTAGCTACGACGGCGGGTCGAGTCTTCGAAAGAAGATTCGATCCGCCTTTTTTCGTTGGTTCACCCGGCGATCCTGCCAAGCCGTGACACGCGGCGGCGATGCGTGAAGCAGCAAAAAACTTGACCCGCCCGGCCAGAGCGTTAACCTTACCCTTGGAGTGGTGCAAGGAGGGGCCCCTGTTGGTGCGGTCTGTGATGCTGGTGGTGGTTTCATTTTGCCACTTTCGGCCCTTTTTTTGCTCTCTTTCCCAATTTCACACTTCCGCCGCCCTACAGTTGGGTGTCAACAAGATCCATTCGCTCGGGGAATCACCATGAATTGCGGGCCTTTCACCTGTCTACTTTCCGTCGCCGCGGCGGCCGTCGTTTTCACCAGCCAAGCCGCCGCCAATTGGACGGACCAAGCATTTCAGGTGAAATCGCACAACTTCGGGACCGTCGCCGTCGGGGCGAAGACCGAATTTCGGTTTCCGATTTACAACCCGCTGAACCAGCCGATCCATATTCAAACGGTTCGTGCCAGCTGTGGTTGCACCACGCCGATCGTCGAGACGCCGTACATCGAACCCGGTCAATCGGGATCCATCTTGGCTCGGTTCAATACGCCGACCTTCCGTGGAAAGAAAGGTGCCACGCTGACGGTCGTGATTGACAAACCGTATTACACCGAAGTCCGTTTGCGTGTGGACGGTTACATCCGCAGCGATATGGTCTTCCACCCGGGCGAAATCGATTTCGGCATGATCAACCGTGGTGATTCGGTGGACCAGTCGACTCGCGTTCTGTACGCCGGACGTGGCGATTGGCAAATCGTCGACGTCCGCAGCAGCCAGCCGTGGATCCAAGCCAGCAAAGAAGAAGTCAAACGCAGCGGCGGATCGGTCGAATACAAAATCAACGTCGCGATTCGCGAAGACGCACCGATCGGGTTCTTCCAAAACGAAGTCGTTGTGACGACGAACGACCGTTCCATGCCGCGAGTCCCGCTGATCGTCAGCGGACGTGTCGACGCCGCGTTGACGATCGCCCCGCAGTCATTGGCGCTGGGACAACTGAAGATCGGTCAAGCCGTTGAGGAACGTTTGGTGATCCGCGGCCAGGAACCATTCACGATCGACGCGATCGAATGTGAAGGATGGGACATCGCTTTCGAACCCATCACGCAAGCCAAGAAGATGCACATCTTCACGGTCAAGTTCACCCCAACCGAATCTGCGACGTCTCAAAAACAGACGGTTGTTATCAAAACCGGTGGTGACAAACCGGTGACCGCCAAGGCGATGTTGACTGCCGACGTTCAATAACGACGCGTTCGCCGAGAGAATGCATACGGTGATCAAGACGATCGGTCAGCCAAACGTCACCTGACGATCCAATCGCCAAGCAAAGCCTTAGACATTTACAGCAAAAAGCCGAGTCAGTCCCACTGGATCGACTCGGTTTTTTTCGTGCGCCGACAAAGCCACGGTGCAACAACCGACATCAAATCTCAGATCAAATCGCGCAGCGAATCGATCGCCAATGGTTCCTTGGTTGCAAACGGTTCGCCGTATCGACGATTGATCAGTTTGCCCCAGTACGCCGCATCGTCGCGGACGCGATCGATCATTGTCGGTGGTTCGGTCGGCCGTCCGGTGATGAATTGGCTCTCGTACGCCATCACCGAGGCGATCTTTTGGTCCCAGTGGTCGCTGATGTCAACAATCCAGCTGGGTTGAACTGCCAATCGCAGGTGGATACAGAAGTAGTAATAGACTCGTTCGGGATGGAACCGATCGCCGGGCATGTCCGTCTTGCTTAGCTTTGCCCAAAACCTTGCCGCTTCAACCAGTTCTGTTGCCGCGACATGGTCCGGATGTGCGTCCATCCAATAGGGTGCGAACAGCCATCGCGGCCGCAGCATCCGAAAGAAACTGGCCAACAATTCGCGGGCTTCCAGGGTGGCTTGCAGTTTTCGATTGGTCAGGCCGGCATTGCCACGCCACGTCAAACGAAGGGCTTCGGTGGCTGACGCGGTTTCGGCTTGACGGATCGAATCGCTGCCGTGCGGGGTGGGTTCGCCGGAGGTCAAATCCAACACGCCGACACGCATGCCGGCATCAATCATCTTGGCGATGGTCCCGCCCATGCCCAATTCGGCATCGTCCGGATGCGGGGCGATGACCAGGAAATCCAGCGGTTCAACGTCAATGCTGCGTGGGTCAGTGATCACGGGTCATGGATCCCTAGAATCGGTGGTGGCGTCGTCTGTGGACTCGGGTGCAAGTTCTGGAAACCGAAAACAGATGGCGTGACGGTCGTTGCGAACGAGCAGGTATCGTCCGGCCACGGTGGGGATGTTCCATGTCTTGGATTCCAAGGCTGGCAAACGCAAAAGTTCGACAAACTCCCTCGGGTTGGCCTCGCACAGACTGATGGCACCGGGTTCGGTTTGCACGATCAGCACATCCTGGCACAGCAACAGTTGACCCTGGCCGCATCGATCGCGCCGCGGCTGGACCCAGCGTCGATCAGGCTCGGTCAAATCGACACATTCCAACATGCCGTTGCTGATGCCACAGGCGATGTCGCCGTCGATTGCCGCATGATTGAATTTGGTTTTCACCAGTCGAGAGCTGGCCCAGATTTCATCCGCCGACCATGCATTGCCGGTGTACGACAACTGCACCAGTGCGCTGCCGCCACCGTAGCCTTTGCCGATCAAGAAGCGATCCTGACCGACGGGAATGACCGAGGCACAGTTGGCACCGCCCGATGAATCGCCGTCCCACGGGAACGACCACAGGACCGTGCCGTCGGAAACCGCATGCCCGGTGATGGACGCCTCGTTGACGATCACAATCTGTCGCGAATCGGGTGCACCATTGGGCGCAAACTGGATCAGCTGGGCGGATGCGTAGCTGATTTGAGCGTCACCCGATTTCCAAACCACGTCGCCGGTGTCGGCATTCAATGCGATCAGGCTGCGCTGGTTTGCATCGTCGGACGATTCATCGGCACCGTAGGGCAGCACGCAAAGGTTGTCGACGATCAAAGGTGAACCGGAGCGTCCCCATTCGATTTCGGATTCCGATGCGGCTTGATCCCAGCCGGCCAGTTCCAATAAGTCGACCGACCAGTGGACATCGCCACGGTGTAGGTCGATGCAGTGGACACGTCCGCTGGCCCCCTGGGTGTAAACCTTATCGCCGACGATCGTTGGGGTGCTGCGTGGGCCTTCGCCGCCAAGCGCGTTGAAGTGATACGCGTCAGTGGTGACTTTCCAAATCAGATCGCCGGAAATCAATTCGTAAGCGGTGACCCATTCTTGCCGGTCGCGTTGTTCCAACGTCACGGCGAGCCCGTCGGAAACGGCAAAGGAGGCCCAGCCGCTTCCCACGCCGATTTTCCAAAGCTGATCGACTTCGCCGACCGAGGTGGGGATCGCGAATGAACGTTGGGGCAGAACGCCGTTTCGATGGGGGCCGAGAAACTGTGGGAATCGGGCGATCAAATGGTCAGGCACCGAATCGATCGCTTCGTCTTCGTCCATCGACTGGATCGGCGCGTCCGCGGCCGAGGTGCCTTTGGGATCGGATTGCATCGGTTGGATGCGGCCGGTTCCCGACCATCGCCAGGCAAAGGTGGGGACCATTTCACCGCTGAAGCCTTCGAAACGCAGACAGGCGATCGCCAGCAACAGGCCGGTCCCCAAAACCGCCGGCAACACCGGTCGGTATCCAAGGCGTCGCAAACCAATCTGGATCATCACCAATCCGGCCAATCCACCGATGCCGCCGGCGATCAGAGAGTGGATCAACGATTGTTGAAAATCCGTTTCGTGTGCACGGGTGTAGAACCAGTAGATCAACCCCGCGGTGACCGCCAAGACGGCCAGACCGATCACGATCAGGCGACCGGCCGTCGCGTCCGGGGTGGACGTCGCCTGGGGGGCATTGGATACATCGTTCATCAAGCTGGAAATTCCGTTGTTCGACCGTGTCGATGGGCACGTCGGTCAGCGACCAATGCGAAGGCCCCAGATCGTTTCGTCCAGCGGAGCATTGCCCAAACGCCCTTGCCGGTCAACGTCGGTCAGTTCGTCCATCGTGGTGGCAAGCCGAACATTCCAGTGACGTACGGCAATTTGCGACCAACGCTGCATGGATGAAACTTCCATGACCGAATCCTGGTCGTTTCCGCCTTCGACGGCGATGACGGCGGTGTTGATGGTCCGCGGCAAACGGTCCAGGTCGGCATCTCTCCCGGAAAGCGAGACTTCGGTTGCCTCGATACTGGCTCGGGACGATTCTTTGATCCGATTCTGTGCCAGCAGCGCGATGGACAATTCACTGCGTAACCAGCGGTCACGGGGATAGTCGCTGCAGGCGGCATACAAAGTCGCGACGGCAGCGTTGCGTTGTTCTTGCGACAGCTTGGGCCAGTCGATCGCAATCTCGGTGGCTTTGACGATCAGGTGGTCGGGGTTTCGCTGGACCACCGGTGCAATGACTTGTGACGCTTCGTCCAACCATGTCGACCAGTCCGTTTCATCCGAATCAACGGCCAGCGATTCTTTGCGAAAGCGCAGCAGCAGGGTTCGGGCCAGCACCAGATTGGCGGCATCGCGCAGCGAGAGTTCTGGCAGCGGCTGGATGACGCGATTGGAAACATCGCTTGAATCAGCCGTGTCGGTATCGGTGGTTGTTCCAGCCCTTGACGCCGCATCGATCTGGCCGGCCGCGAGGGCTTGGGCCTGTTCCAGTCCCCGCCGCGCCAACAATTCCGCTTTTTCCAGTGACTCGTTTTCAACAGCGACTTGCGCGCGGGCGATCGATAGTGACGCGGCGGCGACCGGTTCCTGAACCATTTGCATGATGTCACGCTGCAAATTGGCGGCTTCGTCCGCCGTCAGCCCGGTTCCCAGACGCAATAGCAGACGCCAAGCCAGCAAACAGTCCGGGTGGCGATCCAGCAGGCTGGTCAGTGGTCCGACGAGTGTGGATTCCGGACGTTGATTCGCGTGACGTTCGGCAAAGTCGGCCAAGAAAACGCGTTGTCGCATCTGATCCAGACAGCGACGTTGGGTATCGTTTTTGGCGACGACAACATTGATGGCATCAATGGCTTCGTCGAATCGGCTTTGCAGCATCAGACACTCGGCCATTCGCATGCCGGCGGCAAACGATTCTTTGGATTGCAGCCATGATGCGGCGAACGCTTCTTCGGCCTTTTGAAGTGCTTTGTCGGCGTCGTCGATGCGGCCCAGTTCGATCAGTGACCAGATCATCGGCAACCGCACGTCACCGCGGTCGTCGACGACGGTTTCCTGCAGATACACCGCTCCGTCCATTTTGCCGGTCGACGATTCCAAAACGGACAGGGCAACAATGGCGTCGATGTCACGCTGGTTGTTCTCGGGGTCGCCGGCGGCGGCGTTACGCAAGTGATGACGCAGTCGCGACATGCCTTCGCGGCTTTGGATGTGGTACTGCTTGTCGACCAGAAACTCCGCCAGCCAGTGGTTGGCGTAGTCCATCGCTTTGGTGATCGGTTCGCCTTCTTCCCAACGCGTCAGCTGATAGACGTCTTGGATTGATTTTTCGACGTCACCGCTGCGATAGACGGCCAGGGCAGCATCCATGGATTGCAACGATGTGTCGGGAGCCTCGGCGATCCGCGTGCCGGCAAAGTGTTCGACCGCGATGTAGCTGAGCCATCCGATCGCGGCGACACCGGAAACGCCGGCAAAAACCAGCCAGTACAGGTTTTCCTTGATCCAGCGTTTGCGATGGTGTTTCTTGTCGCGTTTTTGTCGCCGAAGCTGGGCTTCTTCCGCCGGAGAAAGCTGCTGTTTCGATCGCATCGTGTCGTACTATACGGTCACTGGGGGTGGAGCCGCCAAAGGCCGATCGGTCATCATCTGTGATGGCGGATGTGGTGGCCGGCTGGAACGATTCTAATGATTCGATCTTTGTAATGGGGCGACGCCGGGTGACTGGCACGGCATTGGCACCGAAGTCGTGGATACTCGACACGGAAGATTCCGATTGCCCCCACTTTGACGTCCCCCGAGTCGTCGCCTTGAAGTTTGACGCATTGAAGTTTGACGCATTGAAGTTTGACGCATTGAAGTTTGACGCATTGAAGTTTGACCATGATTAGCCACTGGACACAGCATCCGCTGACCCAGAATCGGCCGCTGCCGGCACGCGTCAGCTTTATCTCGGATCTGCATTTGTTCAGTTCCCGCTGTGTCGCCGATCAACATGCCCATGCCATCCGACAAGCGGTCCGGTGGAGTCAGGTGTGTGTGTGGGGCGGCGACTTGTTCGATTTTCGCTGGAGCCGCGTCGGTTCGACGCACCAAACCATTGATGCGGCCATCGAGTGGTTGGACCAGTGGTGCGTTGAATTCCCGGATCACATGTTCGTGTATCTGCGGGGCAACCATGACGCCCACCAACCGTTTGAAGATCGCATCGCCACGTGGTCCGATTCACGATCGAATTTGGCCAACGGGCTGGACGCGATGCGGATTGCCGACACCCTGTTTGTTCACGGCGACGTGATCGAAAAACAGGGTACCCAAGAATCGTTTGAAAAGTATCGGCACAAGTGGAGCCGCAAGCGGCCGGCCGGGAATTTGCACAATCGAGCCTACGATGCGGCGATCGCGTTTCGGTTGCACTGGGCGACCGCCAAGATGGTGCATCCGATCGACCGAACGTGCCGGCGATTGTTGCATTGGATGCGACATCAACATCCGACCGACGGACGCGGAGTCGACCGAATCGTGTTTGGCCACACGCACCAACGGATCGATGGTCGCGAGGTCGGCGGAGTGCGTTTTTACAACGGCGGCGCCGCCATCCGACACGTCGGATTCTTGCCGGTACGAATCGTGATGGATCCGCACCCGAGGTGAACCATGTCCGCGGACCCACACAGTCCAGGCACGTCGTACCCGGACCGGTCCGTGATCTGTGACGAGTGATTCTTGCCTACAGCGCCAGCAGCAAACGACTGGGGGCTTCCAGGTACGCGATCACGTCGTTCAAGAAACGTGCCGCCGCGGCACCGTCGACCAAGCGGTGGTCGTACGACAGGCTAAGCGGCATCATCAAGCGAGGCTGGATCGTTTCATCGGGCATGACGACCGGCAGCTTGCGACTGCGGCCCACCAGCAGAATCGCGACTTCGGGAACGTTGATGATCGGCGTACTGAATTGACCGCCGATCGCGCCCAAGTTGCTGATCGTGAATGTGCCGCCACGCAAATCGTTGACGGCGAACTGGCCGCTGCGGACTTGGCCGGCCATTTCAGCCAGGTTGCGTGTGATTTCCGGCACGCCCATTTGATCGGCGTTGTGCATCACCGGCACGACCAACCCGCGATCGGTGTCCACCGCGATGCCGACGTTGACGTAATCCTTGTAGATGACTTGGCCGTTTTCTTCGTCGACCACGGCGTTGATAACCGGATGGTGACGCAACGCGGTCGCGACGGCTTTGATCAAGAACGGCATCGTGGTCAGTTTCAGACCCTGTGCCGCGTAATCTTCTTTGCTGCTGGATCGCAACCGTTCCAAGTCGGTGACGTCGGCGTCGTCGAAGTTGGTCACGCGAGGCGCGGTGGTCCAAGAGTTGTGCATTTGAGCGGCGATCGTCTTACGGATCTTGCTCATCCGTTCCACACGGATCGGCCCAAAGTCATCCACGTCGGCGGTACCTGCCGGGGTGGGCGAAGTGGGGCTTGCCGACGGGGCCGCGGGGGCCGCCGCAGCGGTGGGAGCGGCGGCTTGTTGACGTGCCGCGCCACTGGTCGCACGCACGACGGCCAAGACGTCGTCACGGGTGATGCGTCCGCCTTCGCCGGAACCCTGGACACGCGACAGATCCACACCGACTTCGCGTGCGAAGCGTCGGATTGCCGGACCAGCGGCGATGACGGCGCCCGATGGCGGGGCGACCGGTGCAGCGACAGGCGGTTGCACCGGAGCAGCCGGCGCGGGAGTGGACGGCGGCGCGGCCGCTGGTGGCTGGGCAGCGGGTTGTTGCGCTGGTGCAGCAGGTTGTGCCGGAGCAGGCGGAGTCGCCGCGGCCGGCGGTTGTGGTGTGGGTTCCGGTTCGGGCGCTGCCGCGGGTTCAGGCGTCGCCGGAGCGGCGGGTTCTGGTTCCTTGGCTTCTGGTTGGGCGGCTTCCGGTTGGCTGGGGGCCGAATCGCCACCGCCGCTGGCACCGGCGGCTTCTTCGACTTCCAGCAAGACGGCGCCGATCGGCACCGTGTCGCCTTCGCTGATCGAGATCTTGGTCACCTTGCCGCCGACCGATGCCGGGACCGGAACGGTGGCTTTGTCGGTTTCCATTTCGACGATGTCGTCGCCGGCGTTGATGACGTCGCCGACGCTGACAAAGATTTCAAGGACATCGCCGGATTCGATGCCGTCACCCAACTCGGGAAGTTTGACTTCGGTCATGTTGCTAATGCGGGGGGATGGTGTTCGTGTTCGGAAAAGGTCGAAAGGTTCAAAAGATCATGGGGATCAGGCGTGGCCATGCGGATCGGCGTCCGGCCGATCATGCATAGTACGGATCCGCCTTTTCCGGGTCGTAGTCCAGTTCTTTGATTGCCGCGGCGACATCGTCGGCGGACAACACGTCGGCGTTTGCCAGTCGGCTGAGCGTTGCGATGGTGATGGATTCCGCGTCGACTTCGAAGTGACGTCGCAATGCTTCGCGTGTTTCACTGCGTCCCATGCCGTCGGTCCCCAGCACGCAATAGTCGCCCGGGATCCACGGTGTCAATTGTTCGCCCAGGGCACACACGTAATCGCTGGCCGAGATGAACGGACCTTCGACGCCATCGAGAATCGTTTCCAGATAGCTCTTACGCGGCGTTTCGGTCGGATGCAGCATGTTCCAGCGTGCACAGCTTTGGGCATCGCGACGCAGTTGCGTGTAACTGGTCACACTCCAGACGTCGCTGGCGATGCCGTACTTTTCGGCCAACAGTTCTTGTGCGGCCAAGGCGGAATTCAGGATCGCACCGCTGCCGAACAGTTGCACCCGAGCCTTCGCATTGTCGACGTCCTTGGATCGGAACTTGTACATCCCCTTGATAATGCCTTCTTCACAACCTTCGGGCATTTCCGGGTGGTTGTAAGGATCGTTTTCGGCGGTGATGTAATAGATGCACTGTTCGCCGTCGGCGTACATCCGTTGCAAGCCTTCTTGAATGATCACGACGACTTCATAAGCGAACGCCGGATCGTAGGCCCGAACGGTGGGGAACGCGATTGCGTTGAGCAGGCTGTGACCGTCCTGGTGTTGCAAACCTTCGCCGTTCAGCGTGGTGCGGCCGGCGGTACCACCGATCAGGAATCCCTTGGCCCGCATGTCGGCCGCTGCCCAGATCAGGTCACCGATCCGTTGGAATCCGAACATGCTGTAATAGATATAGAA belongs to Crateriforma spongiae and includes:
- a CDS encoding metallophosphoesterase; protein product: MISHWTQHPLTQNRPLPARVSFISDLHLFSSRCVADQHAHAIRQAVRWSQVCVWGGDLFDFRWSRVGSTHQTIDAAIEWLDQWCVEFPDHMFVYLRGNHDAHQPFEDRIATWSDSRSNLANGLDAMRIADTLFVHGDVIEKQGTQESFEKYRHKWSRKRPAGNLHNRAYDAAIAFRLHWATAKMVHPIDRTCRRLLHWMRHQHPTDGRGVDRIVFGHTHQRIDGREVGGVRFYNGGAAIRHVGFLPVRIVMDPHPR
- a CDS encoding outer membrane protein assembly factor BamB family protein; amino-acid sequence: MNDVSNAPQATSTPDATAGRLIVIGLAVLAVTAGLIYWFYTRAHETDFQQSLIHSLIAGGIGGLAGLVMIQIGLRRLGYRPVLPAVLGTGLLLAIACLRFEGFSGEMVPTFAWRWSGTGRIQPMQSDPKGTSAADAPIQSMDEDEAIDSVPDHLIARFPQFLGPHRNGVLPQRSFAIPTSVGEVDQLWKIGVGSGWASFAVSDGLAVTLEQRDRQEWVTAYELISGDLIWKVTTDAYHFNALGGEGPRSTPTIVGDKVYTQGASGRVHCIDLHRGDVHWSVDLLELAGWDQAASESEIEWGRSGSPLIVDNLCVLPYGADESSDDANQRSLIALNADTGDVVWKSGDAQISYASAQLIQFAPNGAPDSRQIVIVNEASITGHAVSDGTVLWSFPWDGDSSGGANCASVIPVGQDRFLIGKGYGGGSALVQLSYTGNAWSADEIWASSRLVKTKFNHAAIDGDIACGISNGMLECVDLTEPDRRWVQPRRDRCGQGQLLLCQDVLIVQTEPGAISLCEANPREFVELLRLPALESKTWNIPTVAGRYLLVRNDRHAICFRFPELAPESTDDATTDSRDP
- a CDS encoding restriction endonuclease subunit S domain-containing protein — translated: MTKNLRDLAPSRENFTHRTEQKRIVSKVSVLLSQLDELSARLRCRQSTTDALLTALIHQILEGTK
- a CDS encoding GxxExxY protein, coding for MNENEFGKVVVDCAFQVHKALGPGLLESVYEVALLHDIRKRGLNAERQVPIPVQYDGVQFEEGFRADIIVEGLVILELKSVESVHKVHKKQLLTYLRLADKRLGYLINFGEELIKDGISRVANGVDDWGTRRREAAKDGRS
- a CDS encoding DUF1573 domain-containing protein — translated: MNCGPFTCLLSVAAAAVVFTSQAAANWTDQAFQVKSHNFGTVAVGAKTEFRFPIYNPLNQPIHIQTVRASCGCTTPIVETPYIEPGQSGSILARFNTPTFRGKKGATLTVVIDKPYYTEVRLRVDGYIRSDMVFHPGEIDFGMINRGDSVDQSTRVLYAGRGDWQIVDVRSSQPWIQASKEEVKRSGGSVEYKINVAIREDAPIGFFQNEVVVTTNDRSMPRVPLIVSGRVDAALTIAPQSLALGQLKIGQAVEERLVIRGQEPFTIDAIECEGWDIAFEPITQAKKMHIFTVKFTPTESATSQKQTVVIKTGGDKPVTAKAMLTADVQ
- a CDS encoding redox-sensing transcriptional repressor Rex; this encodes MNDAANDSCDDDPSPEVLRQIAADLPRAAVGRLSLYHRELHRVLAGGTTSINSREMGKLVDVSPAVVRRDLSSLGSVGRRGVGYDVADLADRIGMLLGSGVRWKVILVGVGSLGDALLRYRGFDQLGFHLAVAFDIDPAKIGRKLGGIRVADFNMLEGVCASIQPDLGILAVPVDAAPEVASKLVGVGVTGILNFTPMTIKLPSSVAVINVDLARELQRLAFAVHANR
- a CDS encoding PIG-L family deacetylase, translating into MGGTIAKMIDAGMRVGVLDLTSGEPTPHGSDSIRQAETASATEALRLTWRGNAGLTNRKLQATLEARELLASFFRMLRPRWLFAPYWMDAHPDHVAATELVEAARFWAKLSKTDMPGDRFHPERVYYYFCIHLRLAVQPSWIVDISDHWDQKIASVMAYESQFITGRPTEPPTMIDRVRDDAAYWGKLINRRYGEPFATKEPLAIDSLRDLI